The sequence CCGACGCAGACATGGGCGAACGGATATTTCGGCGGCGGCGACGCCGTCGCGAACAACGGCTTCTCGACCAGGACCGCGCCGCGGAAGCCGGCCTGCGCGAGCCCCTGCAGGTCGTCGGCATGGCGTGCGGTTTCGGTGGCAATCACCGCGTAATCCGGATGCGCGCCGGCGACGGCCTCTCCGATCGACGCATAGTCGCCGCCCTCTCGGCGGCTCACCGTCGCGACCTCGAGGCCGAGCTCGCGCAGGATCCGGGCATGCCTTGTGCCGATCGAGCCGAGGCCGATCACGACGGCTTTTGTCGAGGTCACGGGAAGACCTCATGAAACTCCGCGTGGGCCTGCTCGAAATCCTCCAGGCGGCCGATGTCGAGCCAGTATTCGCGGATCGGATAGACCGCGACACGTCCCTCGCCGGCGATCACGCGCTCCAGCACGGTCGGCATATCGATCCTGACGCCGGGCGCGACATGGCGGAAGACGGAGCTTCCAATCACATAGATGCCGGCGCTGACGAACCAGCTTTCGGTCGGCTTCTCGCGAATGGTCTGGAGGAAGCCTTCCGACGTGGAAACCACGCCATAGGGGACGTGCACCTTGTGCTCGCGGACGGCCATCGTCGCTTCCGCCGGCGTTCCGTTGTGGAAGTCGAGAAGCGCGCCGTAGTTGATCGTGGTGAGGATGTCGCCGTTGGTGACGATCATCGGCAGATCCGGCGGCGTCGGAAACAGCCCGAGCGCACCGGCGGTGCCCAGGCGTTCGGTCTCGTGCACGTACTGGATATTGGCGCCGAAGGCGGCGCCGTCGCCGAAGTGACCCTTGATCGTCTCGGCCTTGTAGTTGACCGAGATGTAGATATTGGAAAAACCCTGTTGCACCACGTTGCGGACGATCGTCTCGAGCAGGGGCTTGCCGCCGACATTGAGCATGGGCTTGGGCACGTCGCGCGTCAGCGCCCCCAGGCGCTCGCCGAGCCCGCCC is a genomic window of Bradyrhizobium sp. CB1717 containing:
- a CDS encoding nucleotidyltransferase family protein, with product MKSWRKAVVGTQATVGEAIAAIESGSIQIALVLDDQNRLLGVVTDGDVRRGLLRGIPLTGLATDIMNRAPVSAPATLSRDDRLHLMRHKSIKQLPLVDEGGHLVVVETLDELLEPRHYANPVLIMAGGLGERLGALTRDVPKPMLNVGGKPLLETIVRNVVQQGFSNIYISVNYKAETIKGHFGDGAAFGANIQYVHETERLGTAGALGLFPTPPDLPMIVTNGDILTTINYGALLDFHNGTPAEATMAVREHKVHVPYGVVSTSEGFLQTIREKPTESWFVSAGIYVIGSSVFRHVAPGVRIDMPTVLERVIAGEGRVAVYPIREYWLDIGRLEDFEQAHAEFHEVFP